From the genome of Ziziphus jujuba cultivar Dongzao chromosome 6, ASM3175591v1, one region includes:
- the LOC107430665 gene encoding rop guanine nucleotide exchange factor 7 isoform X1, translated as MDRAFTHQEEREVTQLQNQKLKSCLPLVSLRGCYYPNPFSVFGFCVSKYLRNLHFKARLSNGCCLRKLQYNGMVVNNSTFCASPGFIIEGRKAAMEDSREKNVVIEEKNDGRFGDNEGKVETFADLIEEKGRESSSSSEFLASETTGQEEQSHSSSEESSSPPSMGWPIKNAKETDCSSQNGTEMKEKTRLDNRKLEKQGSAISEIEMMKERFAKLLLGEDMSGCGNGVCTALAISNAITNLCATLFGQLWRLEPLPVEKKLMWRREMEWFLCVSDHIVELIPTWQTFPDGSKLEVMTCRPRSDLYVNLPALRKLDNMLLEILDAFENTEFWYVDQGILAPDADGSSSFRRALQRQEEKWWLPVPRVPPCGLHESTRKQLQHKRDSTNQILKAAMAINGIALADMEVPESYLEALPKNGKASLGDFIYRYITSDQFYPEFLLDSLDLSSEHQAIEIANRVEAAMYVWRRRVSSKPAGNTIRSSSRTSWEMVKELMIDAEKRELLAERAESLLLCLKQRFPGLPQTTLDMSKIQYNKDVGKSILESYSRVLESLAFNIVARIDDLLYVDDLIKHSDQFSSISKVGVISHKSAQIAYSLPMPSTPYKTAFTTPNFSPAQLVSPARGERSPFVTSGKIPQRGLGVKKILTDYLSIDTKGNDYQNPIEKPDPISSTVCELSACQTGLDSFVCTKTAKSPPTGDSISVSEE; from the exons ATGGACAGAGCTTTCACCCACCAAGAGGAAAGAGAAGTAACCCAACTACAAAATCAAAAGCTAAAGAGTTGTCTTCCATTGGTGAGTCTAAGAGGCTGCTATTATCCAAACCCATTTTCTGTTTTCGGTTTCTGCGTTTCAAAATATCTTCGGAACTTGCACTTCAAAGCTCGACTCTCAAACGGTTGTTGCTTGAGAAAGCTTCAGTATAATGGTATGGTGGTGAACAACTCTACTTTTTGTGCTTCGCCTGGTTTCATTATTGAAGGAAGGAAAGCTGCAATGGAGGATTCGAGGGAGAAGAATGTGGttatagaagagaaaaatgATGGTCGGTTTGGTGATAATGAAGGTAAAGTTGAGACATTTGCGGATTTGATTGAGGAAAAGGGTCGGGAAAGCAGTTCAAGCTCTGAATTTTTGGCATCTGAGACTACAGGACAAGAGGAACAGAGTCATAGTAGCTCTGAGGAATCATCTTCTCCACCTTCCATGGGTTGGCCTATTAAGAATGCTAAGGAAACAGATTGCTCCAGCCAAAATGGtactgaaatgaaagagaaaaCCCGTTTGGATAATAGGAAATTGGAGAAACAAGGTTCGGCAATTTCAG AGATTGAAATGATGAAGGAAAGGTTTGCAAAATTGTTGCTTGGAGAAGATATGTCTGGCTGTGGAAATGGGGTTTGTACAGCATTAGCTATATCAAATGCGATTACTAATCTGTGTG CTACCCTATTTGGGCAACTTTGGAGACTAGAACCTTTACCTGTAGAGAAGAAATTGATGTGGAGAAGAGAGATGGAATGGTTTCTCTGTGTTAGTGATCACATCGTCGAGTTAATTCCTACTTGGCAAACATTTCCGGATGGAAGCAAACTCGAG GTCATGACTTGCAGACCCCGCTCAGATCTCTATGTTAATCTCCCAGCATTGCGTAAATTGGATAACATGCTGCTT GAAATTTTAGATGCATTTGAGAATACAGAGTTCTGGTATGTTGACCAAGGGATTCTCGCCCCGGATGCTGATGGATCATCATCTTTCAGAAGAGCACTTCAACGCCAAGAGGAAAAATGGTGGCTGCCTGTGCCCCGAGTTCCACCCTGTGGTCTTCACGAAAGTACAAGAAAGCAATTGCAGCACAAGCGCGATAGCACGAATCAAATATTGAAAGCTGCCATGGCAATCAATGGTATTGCCTTAGCTGATATGGAAGTCCCTGAATCATATCTTGAAGCTCTTCCAAAG AATGGAAAAGCCAGCTTGGGAGATTTCATTTATCGGTATATCACATCAGATCAATTTTATCCTGAATTTCTGTTGGACAGTCTTGATTTATCTTCTGAACATCAAGCCATAGAAATTGCCAACCGAGTGGAGGCTGCAATGTATGTATGGCGCAGAAGAGTCAGCTCAAAACCTGCCGGCAACACAATCAGGTCCAGTTCAAGGACATCGTGGGAAATGGTCAAGGAGCTGATGATTGATGCTGAGAAAAGGGAATTACTAGCAGAAAGAGCAGAAAGTCTTCTGCTTTGCTTGAAGCAACGCTTCCCTGGTCTTCCACAGACAACCTTAGACATGAGCAAAATCCAGTACAATAAG GATGTTGGGAAGTCCATTCTGGAGAGCTACTCAAGGGTTTTGGAGAGCCTAGCATTCAATATTGTGGCACGTATTGATGATCTTCTCTATGTGGATGACTTGATAAAGCATTCTGATCAATTCTCCTCCATCTCAAAAGTAGGTGTGATTTCTCACAAAAGTGCCCAAATCGCATACTCACTGCCCATGCCAAGCACTCCTTATAAAACAGCTTTCACTACACCAAACTTTTCGCCTGCTCAGCTAGTTAGCCCTGCAAGAGGAGAAAGATCACCATTTGTCACCAGTGGCAAGATTCCCCAGCGAGGATTAGGCGTGAAAAAGATCTTGACTGATTATCTTAGTATTGATACAAAGGGAAATGATTATCAGAATCCTATTGAGAAACCAGATCCAATATCAAGCACAGTATGTGAACTGTCAGCATGTCAAACAGGATTAGATTCTTTTGTCTGTACAAAAACAGCAAAAAGTCCACCAACTGGGGACTCCATTTCAGTTTCAGAGGAATGA
- the LOC107430665 gene encoding rop guanine nucleotide exchange factor 7 isoform X2 yields MVVNNSTFCASPGFIIEGRKAAMEDSREKNVVIEEKNDGRFGDNEGKVETFADLIEEKGRESSSSSEFLASETTGQEEQSHSSSEESSSPPSMGWPIKNAKETDCSSQNGTEMKEKTRLDNRKLEKQGSAISEIEMMKERFAKLLLGEDMSGCGNGVCTALAISNAITNLCATLFGQLWRLEPLPVEKKLMWRREMEWFLCVSDHIVELIPTWQTFPDGSKLEVMTCRPRSDLYVNLPALRKLDNMLLEILDAFENTEFWYVDQGILAPDADGSSSFRRALQRQEEKWWLPVPRVPPCGLHESTRKQLQHKRDSTNQILKAAMAINGIALADMEVPESYLEALPKNGKASLGDFIYRYITSDQFYPEFLLDSLDLSSEHQAIEIANRVEAAMYVWRRRVSSKPAGNTIRSSSRTSWEMVKELMIDAEKRELLAERAESLLLCLKQRFPGLPQTTLDMSKIQYNKDVGKSILESYSRVLESLAFNIVARIDDLLYVDDLIKHSDQFSSISKVGVISHKSAQIAYSLPMPSTPYKTAFTTPNFSPAQLVSPARGERSPFVTSGKIPQRGLGVKKILTDYLSIDTKGNDYQNPIEKPDPISSTVCELSACQTGLDSFVCTKTAKSPPTGDSISVSEE; encoded by the exons ATGGTGGTGAACAACTCTACTTTTTGTGCTTCGCCTGGTTTCATTATTGAAGGAAGGAAAGCTGCAATGGAGGATTCGAGGGAGAAGAATGTGGttatagaagagaaaaatgATGGTCGGTTTGGTGATAATGAAGGTAAAGTTGAGACATTTGCGGATTTGATTGAGGAAAAGGGTCGGGAAAGCAGTTCAAGCTCTGAATTTTTGGCATCTGAGACTACAGGACAAGAGGAACAGAGTCATAGTAGCTCTGAGGAATCATCTTCTCCACCTTCCATGGGTTGGCCTATTAAGAATGCTAAGGAAACAGATTGCTCCAGCCAAAATGGtactgaaatgaaagagaaaaCCCGTTTGGATAATAGGAAATTGGAGAAACAAGGTTCGGCAATTTCAG AGATTGAAATGATGAAGGAAAGGTTTGCAAAATTGTTGCTTGGAGAAGATATGTCTGGCTGTGGAAATGGGGTTTGTACAGCATTAGCTATATCAAATGCGATTACTAATCTGTGTG CTACCCTATTTGGGCAACTTTGGAGACTAGAACCTTTACCTGTAGAGAAGAAATTGATGTGGAGAAGAGAGATGGAATGGTTTCTCTGTGTTAGTGATCACATCGTCGAGTTAATTCCTACTTGGCAAACATTTCCGGATGGAAGCAAACTCGAG GTCATGACTTGCAGACCCCGCTCAGATCTCTATGTTAATCTCCCAGCATTGCGTAAATTGGATAACATGCTGCTT GAAATTTTAGATGCATTTGAGAATACAGAGTTCTGGTATGTTGACCAAGGGATTCTCGCCCCGGATGCTGATGGATCATCATCTTTCAGAAGAGCACTTCAACGCCAAGAGGAAAAATGGTGGCTGCCTGTGCCCCGAGTTCCACCCTGTGGTCTTCACGAAAGTACAAGAAAGCAATTGCAGCACAAGCGCGATAGCACGAATCAAATATTGAAAGCTGCCATGGCAATCAATGGTATTGCCTTAGCTGATATGGAAGTCCCTGAATCATATCTTGAAGCTCTTCCAAAG AATGGAAAAGCCAGCTTGGGAGATTTCATTTATCGGTATATCACATCAGATCAATTTTATCCTGAATTTCTGTTGGACAGTCTTGATTTATCTTCTGAACATCAAGCCATAGAAATTGCCAACCGAGTGGAGGCTGCAATGTATGTATGGCGCAGAAGAGTCAGCTCAAAACCTGCCGGCAACACAATCAGGTCCAGTTCAAGGACATCGTGGGAAATGGTCAAGGAGCTGATGATTGATGCTGAGAAAAGGGAATTACTAGCAGAAAGAGCAGAAAGTCTTCTGCTTTGCTTGAAGCAACGCTTCCCTGGTCTTCCACAGACAACCTTAGACATGAGCAAAATCCAGTACAATAAG GATGTTGGGAAGTCCATTCTGGAGAGCTACTCAAGGGTTTTGGAGAGCCTAGCATTCAATATTGTGGCACGTATTGATGATCTTCTCTATGTGGATGACTTGATAAAGCATTCTGATCAATTCTCCTCCATCTCAAAAGTAGGTGTGATTTCTCACAAAAGTGCCCAAATCGCATACTCACTGCCCATGCCAAGCACTCCTTATAAAACAGCTTTCACTACACCAAACTTTTCGCCTGCTCAGCTAGTTAGCCCTGCAAGAGGAGAAAGATCACCATTTGTCACCAGTGGCAAGATTCCCCAGCGAGGATTAGGCGTGAAAAAGATCTTGACTGATTATCTTAGTATTGATACAAAGGGAAATGATTATCAGAATCCTATTGAGAAACCAGATCCAATATCAAGCACAGTATGTGAACTGTCAGCATGTCAAACAGGATTAGATTCTTTTGTCTGTACAAAAACAGCAAAAAGTCCACCAACTGGGGACTCCATTTCAGTTTCAGAGGAATGA
- the LOC107430686 gene encoding putative lipid-transfer protein DIR1 → MKAPVKFIVVLSLLLVVTIAGVEKVDGATSPCGKSSPDSEAMKLAPCAEAAQDEKASVSNSCCLQVKRLGQNPSCLCAVMLSNTAKVAGIKPEIAITIPKRCNIANRPVGYKCGSYTLP, encoded by the exons ATGAAGGCTCCAGTGAAGTTCATCGTTGTTCTCAGTTTGCTTTTGGTTGTCACCATAGCTGGAGTTGAAAAGGTTGATGGGGCAACAAGCCCTTGTGGGAAATCCAGTCCAGACAGTGAGGCCATGAAGCTTGCTCCTTGTGCTGAGGCAGCTCAAGATGAAAAAGCTTCTGTTTCGAACAGTTGCTGCCTTCAGGTGAAACGCTTAGGCCAGAATCCAAGCTGTCTCTGTGCTGTTATGCTTTCTAACACTGCCAAAGTTGCCGGAATTAAACCTGAGATTGCCATTACCATTCCTAAGCGCTGCAACATTGCCAACCGTCCCGTTGGTTACAAATGCGGAT CTTACACTTTGCCATGA
- the LOC107430687 gene encoding putative lipid-transfer protein DIR1 gives MEAPMKFVFVLGLLLLVTVGLEKVDGAGNPCGKSTPDKEAMKLAPCAEAAQDEKAAVSASCCAQVKRIGQNPSCLCAVMLSDTAKSSGIKPEIAITIPKRCNIANRPVGYKCGPYTLP, from the exons ATGGAAGCTCCAATGAAGTTTGTATTCGTTCTTGGTTTGCTTCTGCTTGTGACTGTTGGTCTTGAAAAGGTTGATGGAGCAGGGAATCCTTGTGGGAAATCAACACCAGACAAGGAGGCAATGAAGCTAGCTCCTTGTGCAGAGGCTGCACAAGACGAAAAAGCAGCTGTTTCAGCCAGTTGCTGTGCTCAGGTGAAGAGAATTGGTCAGAACCCAAGTTGCCTCTGTGCTGTTATGCTTTCTGACACCGCCAAGAGCTCCGGTATCAAACCTGAGATCGCCATTACCATTCCTAAACGCTGCAACATCGCTAATCGTCCAGTTGGTTACAAATGTGGAC CTTACACATTGCCATGA
- the LOC107430685 gene encoding uncharacterized protein LOC107430685 isoform X1: protein MEGRKPMGSSSSSFTSELFGSKETSSSTGIFGSIFAPSSKVLGRESLRSEVPGKRQDWQSESWNSKPGTPGSACCCLIICTNHHDTSKISESDSHNVPDRDMSSIYQEQRVQPCHLSSSIYYGGQDIYSHPQSTQNQGLNSVFKKDGNEDDSGSASRGNWWKGSLYY from the exons ATGGAAGGAAGGAAGCCAATGGGgtcgtcttcttcttccttcactTCTGAGCTTTTTGGTTCCAAAGAGACTTCTTCTTCGACTGGGATTTTCGGGTCCATCTTTGCCCCTTCGTCTAAG GTGCTAGGAAGGGAGTCTCTGCGCTCTGAAGTTCCAGGGAAAAGGCAAGATTGGCAGAGTGAATCGTGGAACTCAAAACCTGGAACTCCAG gATCTGCTTGTTGTTGTTTAATCATCTGCACTAACCATC ATGATACTTCCAAGATCAGTGAAAGTGATAGCCATAACGTTCCAGACAGGGACATGAGCTCCATTTATCAAGAACAAAGAGTACAACCATGTCATCTTAGCTCATCAATATATTATGGCGGTCAAGACATCTATTCTCATCCCCAGAGTACCCAAAACCAAGGACTGAACTCCGTG TTCAAGAAAGATGGGAATGAAGATGATTCAGGAAGTGCTTCAAGAGGAAACTGGTGGAAAG GGTCTCTCTATTATTAA
- the LOC107430685 gene encoding uncharacterized protein LOC107430685 isoform X2: MEGRKPMGSSSSSFTSELFGSKETSSSTGIFGSIFAPSSKVLGRESLRSEVPGKRQDWQSESWNSKPGTPDDTSKISESDSHNVPDRDMSSIYQEQRVQPCHLSSSIYYGGQDIYSHPQSTQNQGLNSVFKKDGNEDDSGSASRGNWWKGSLYY, from the exons ATGGAAGGAAGGAAGCCAATGGGgtcgtcttcttcttccttcactTCTGAGCTTTTTGGTTCCAAAGAGACTTCTTCTTCGACTGGGATTTTCGGGTCCATCTTTGCCCCTTCGTCTAAG GTGCTAGGAAGGGAGTCTCTGCGCTCTGAAGTTCCAGGGAAAAGGCAAGATTGGCAGAGTGAATCGTGGAACTCAAAACCTGGAACTCCAG ATGATACTTCCAAGATCAGTGAAAGTGATAGCCATAACGTTCCAGACAGGGACATGAGCTCCATTTATCAAGAACAAAGAGTACAACCATGTCATCTTAGCTCATCAATATATTATGGCGGTCAAGACATCTATTCTCATCCCCAGAGTACCCAAAACCAAGGACTGAACTCCGTG TTCAAGAAAGATGGGAATGAAGATGATTCAGGAAGTGCTTCAAGAGGAAACTGGTGGAAAG GGTCTCTCTATTATTAA